The proteins below are encoded in one region of Microvirga ossetica:
- a CDS encoding ParA family protein, whose translation MNVLVFASRKGGSGKSTLAAHLGSYMAEHSRPTLLIDADPQGSLALWHQVRGAGNLPLHIGTKHLAATLAKARQDGVEWVLIDTPPNAEASVAEAIWHADLVVIPMRPGLFDVDAVQATIQVCRELKKPYAAVINAAPAKNGSDDAMVTDARGAMQALDVPTWAGQITHSPELSLSLAYGAGVNEFSSGSPGSEEIGNLWRALTRSFEAIEAVTGKHAQSA comes from the coding sequence ATGAATGTCTTGGTTTTTGCTTCCCGCAAGGGCGGTTCTGGAAAGAGCACCCTTGCCGCGCATTTGGGGAGCTATATGGCCGAGCATTCCCGGCCGACGCTCCTGATTGACGCAGACCCTCAGGGCTCCTTGGCCCTTTGGCACCAGGTTCGGGGCGCAGGGAATCTTCCGCTCCACATTGGCACCAAGCATCTCGCGGCCACGTTAGCGAAGGCGAGGCAAGACGGAGTCGAATGGGTCTTGATCGACACGCCGCCCAACGCCGAAGCCTCGGTGGCCGAGGCGATCTGGCACGCGGATCTTGTCGTGATCCCCATGCGTCCGGGGCTGTTCGATGTCGACGCGGTTCAGGCAACGATCCAGGTCTGCCGTGAGCTGAAAAAGCCTTATGCGGCAGTGATCAACGCTGCGCCGGCCAAGAATGGCTCAGATGACGCGATGGTGACGGACGCACGAGGGGCGATGCAGGCGCTCGATGTTCCGACATGGGCGGGTCAGATTACACATAGCCCTGAATTGTCGCTCTCCCTTGCCTATGGAGCCGGCGTTAACGAGTTCAGCTCTGGCTCGCCTGGATCGGAGGAGATTGGCAACCTTTGGCGAGCGCTCACAAGGAGCTTTGAGGCGATTGAGGCTGTGACGGGCAAACACGCTCAATCCGCCTAA
- a CDS encoding ISNCY family transposase: protein MTVIGMSRPEIDRVHILRDVVAERITVREAAQLLRITRRQVFRLLKAYQTGGPTALVSRRRGKPSNRSYPAALRTEVLALITANYADFGPTLACEKLAERHGIALGVETIRRWMIAAGLWQERRQKLKGVHQPRYRRDCVGELVQIDGSEHYWFEDRGPPCTLLVYIDDATSRLMHLKFVETESTFDYFRSTREYLEAYGKPVAFYSDKHAVFRVNGKGAVGGDGMTQFGRALHQLNIDIICANSPQAKGRVERANGTLQDRLVKEMRLAGISTLEAGNAFLPAFMADFNRRFAKAPYSDKDLHRPLSEDDELDDVFAWREERTVSRNLTLQYDQVLFILEPNAITLSLARQRVTVYDYPDGRFAIKHKGLELPYRPFDRRQQVDQAAVVENKRLGPVLAYIAERQKELDMSRSNSAPRRRGQGKSLFKVG, encoded by the coding sequence ATGACGGTGATCGGGATGAGCCGGCCGGAGATCGATCGGGTTCACATTCTGCGGGACGTCGTGGCGGAGCGAATTACGGTGCGCGAAGCTGCCCAACTGCTGCGGATCACACGGCGCCAAGTGTTCCGATTACTCAAGGCCTATCAGACCGGTGGTCCCACGGCCTTGGTGTCGCGCCGGCGCGGCAAGCCCAGCAACCGCTCCTACCCGGCGGCGCTGCGGACCGAGGTGCTGGCGCTGATCACAGCCAACTATGCCGATTTCGGCCCGACGCTCGCCTGCGAGAAGCTCGCCGAGCGGCACGGCATCGCTCTGGGTGTCGAGACGATCCGGCGCTGGATGATCGCGGCGGGTCTCTGGCAGGAGCGCCGGCAGAAGCTCAAAGGGGTGCACCAGCCGCGCTATCGGCGCGACTGCGTCGGCGAACTCGTCCAGATCGACGGCTCCGAGCACTACTGGTTCGAGGATCGCGGCCCACCCTGCACGCTTCTGGTCTACATTGACGATGCCACCAGCCGGCTGATGCACCTGAAGTTCGTCGAGACCGAGTCGACCTTTGATTATTTCCGATCGACCCGGGAGTACCTGGAGGCCTACGGCAAGCCGGTGGCGTTCTACTCCGACAAGCATGCCGTCTTCCGCGTCAACGGCAAAGGAGCGGTGGGCGGTGACGGCATGACCCAGTTCGGGCGAGCCCTGCATCAGCTCAACATCGACATCATCTGCGCCAACTCGCCCCAAGCCAAAGGCCGCGTCGAGCGCGCCAACGGCACCTTGCAGGACCGCCTGGTCAAGGAGATGCGACTGGCTGGGATCTCGACCCTTGAGGCGGGCAATGCCTTCCTGCCGGCATTCATGGCGGACTTCAACCGCCGCTTTGCCAAGGCGCCCTACAGCGACAAGGACCTGCATCGCCCGCTCAGCGAGGACGATGAGCTGGATGACGTGTTCGCCTGGCGGGAGGAGCGGACGGTCTCGCGCAATCTGACCCTGCAGTACGACCAGGTGCTGTTCATTCTCGAGCCGAACGCGATCACGCTGTCCCTCGCCCGCCAGCGGGTGACCGTCTACGACTATCCGGATGGGCGCTTTGCCATCAAGCACAAGGGCCTGGAGCTGCCCTACAGGCCCTTTGACCGACGCCAGCAGGTGGATCAGGCGGCGGTCGTCGAGAACAAGCGGCTGGGTCCGGTTCTGGCCTACATTGCCGAGCGGCAGAAGGAGCTCGACATGAGCCGGAGCAACAGCGCCCCGCGGCGGCGCGGCCAAGGCAAGAGCCTGTTCAAGGTGGGTTGA
- a CDS encoding DUF6894 family protein has translation MARYYFDILDGAQFVRDDEGSEFDSPDAAVQAAVRAATEIGQGRLARGETSNVVIEVRDERSQRVCTIRASMEIDWHVSRPQGPHPWSA, from the coding sequence GTGGCCCGCTACTATTTTGACATCTTGGATGGCGCACAGTTCGTGCGCGACGATGAGGGCTCCGAGTTCGACAGCCCGGACGCTGCCGTGCAAGCAGCAGTCCGCGCGGCCACTGAGATCGGCCAAGGCCGGCTCGCAAGGGGCGAGACCAGCAATGTTGTCATTGAGGTGCGGGACGAGCGCAGCCAGCGGGTCTGCACCATCAGAGCTTCGATGGAAATCGACTGGCACGTCTCACGGCCTCAGGGACCGCATCCCTGGAGCGCCTAG
- a CDS encoding ParB N-terminal domain-containing protein, with protein sequence MMKRQTLAIADVYVPVRRRQTLDPHKVAALAESIMEKGQQAPILVRPDGTRFVLVEGLHRLEACKALGEATIAAYFVQARQR encoded by the coding sequence ATGATGAAGAGGCAGACGCTTGCCATCGCAGATGTCTATGTGCCGGTGCGGCGGCGGCAAACGCTTGATCCGCACAAGGTTGCAGCCCTTGCCGAGAGCATCATGGAGAAGGGGCAGCAGGCGCCCATTCTCGTGCGACCCGATGGCACGCGGTTTGTTCTGGTCGAAGGCTTGCATCGGCTGGAAGCCTGCAAGGCTCTCGGCGAGGCGACGATCGCTGCCTACTTCGTTCAGGCCCGTCAGCGTTGA
- a CDS encoding SHOCT domain-containing protein, whose protein sequence is MHELTPEGQQIVTDAAQRHRVSVDAVLTLLRALVVGHGTMAQFNHPELGGMGQWTQGGMTMVGSLFDHGLKARVDALCTELAALLRQQPSIMAATSSQAHPQPSAPGVSLFVAGAASPSGMWWPPELGQPSSAGSQDDLRYAIFPAAHRLAIERSGQITLYDTRDHLIAGVSQQQGADQSLRFVSQHGLVRLHDLPVVEAGRRSSTPDTTRGGLASEPERVASMTAGAAPLKSSQFSSEDIFATLERLAELHKNGVLTDEEFAAKKAELLARI, encoded by the coding sequence ATGCATGAACTCACCCCTGAAGGTCAGCAGATTGTCACGGACGCCGCCCAGCGGCATAGGGTCAGTGTCGATGCTGTTCTAACCTTGCTTCGTGCGCTGGTGGTGGGTCACGGCACCATGGCGCAGTTCAACCATCCTGAGCTCGGCGGGATGGGTCAGTGGACGCAGGGTGGCATGACAATGGTGGGCAGCCTGTTCGACCATGGCCTGAAGGCCCGCGTGGATGCCCTTTGCACCGAGCTGGCCGCACTCCTGCGCCAGCAGCCATCCATTATGGCGGCGACCAGCTCGCAGGCACACCCGCAGCCGAGCGCGCCGGGTGTGAGCCTGTTCGTGGCAGGAGCAGCCTCCCCGTCGGGGATGTGGTGGCCACCGGAGCTGGGCCAACCATCGTCTGCCGGATCTCAGGACGACCTGCGCTACGCGATCTTCCCGGCAGCGCACCGGCTTGCGATCGAGCGGAGCGGGCAGATCACCCTCTACGACACTCGGGATCACCTTATTGCTGGAGTGTCCCAGCAACAGGGTGCGGACCAATCTCTGCGGTTCGTGAGCCAGCACGGTCTCGTTCGGCTTCATGACCTGCCGGTGGTGGAAGCGGGGCGCCGCTCATCCACCCCTGACACAACCCGGGGAGGATTAGCATCCGAGCCCGAGCGTGTGGCTTCGATGACGGCCGGCGCCGCGCCGCTGAAGTCGTCCCAATTTTCCTCAGAGGACATCTTTGCCACGCTCGAGCGCCTTGCCGAGCTGCACAAGAACGGTGTGCTGACGGATGAGGAGTTTGCCGCCAAGAAAGCGGAACTGCTGGCCCGGATCTGA